In a genomic window of Rubripirellula tenax:
- a CDS encoding NAD(P)/FAD-dependent oxidoreductase, with protein MPTTASEASILVIGGGIAGSACAIRLRQQGIAVDLVEKESFPRPKVCGCCIGVTGLAMLDRLGLKQFAKDRGVSTDRWCASMGGRRIEVPLPTGLAISRESLDPMLIEHAAAVGVNVAMRCEATVASVHKDRVDVRRNIAGSGDHQQSYSIVVVAAGLRAGGISRELPWTAAPHGPFGISFLADVRDVESGVIYMACDDDGYVGLVKLADGRIDVAAALRSGAASNGIAPVERVRRLLERSEFDFSSIENASTAMTTPPLRRSRRVGNGRLMAIGDAAGYIEPFTGEGMTWALQSGVAAADVIAEHIHQPASVGDAWQTRCLTLLAAEKRTCRWVTSALRWPLARIVAAGSLAMFPGLASPLVRGLNRSPS; from the coding sequence ATGCCAACCACTGCATCCGAAGCGTCGATTCTGGTTATCGGTGGCGGTATTGCGGGTTCCGCGTGCGCCATTCGTCTACGTCAGCAAGGCATCGCAGTCGATTTGGTTGAGAAAGAGTCCTTCCCGCGGCCGAAAGTTTGTGGCTGCTGCATCGGCGTCACGGGTTTGGCGATGTTGGACCGTTTGGGGTTGAAACAATTTGCCAAAGACCGCGGCGTTTCGACGGACCGCTGGTGTGCTTCCATGGGCGGGCGCAGGATCGAGGTCCCCCTGCCGACTGGCTTGGCGATCTCGCGGGAATCACTTGATCCGATGCTGATCGAACACGCCGCTGCCGTGGGCGTAAACGTCGCAATGCGATGTGAAGCGACGGTGGCCTCGGTCCACAAAGACCGCGTCGATGTTCGTCGCAACATCGCAGGTTCCGGCGATCATCAGCAAAGCTATTCGATCGTCGTGGTCGCGGCGGGACTGAGAGCGGGCGGTATCAGTCGCGAGTTACCATGGACCGCGGCGCCCCACGGCCCTTTCGGGATCTCGTTTCTTGCCGACGTTCGGGACGTCGAAAGTGGCGTGATCTACATGGCTTGCGACGACGACGGATACGTGGGACTGGTGAAACTGGCCGACGGTCGAATCGACGTTGCCGCCGCGCTTCGATCAGGTGCGGCATCGAACGGAATAGCGCCGGTCGAGCGGGTGCGTCGGTTGTTGGAACGAAGTGAGTTTGATTTTTCGTCGATCGAAAACGCATCGACGGCGATGACGACTCCGCCGCTTCGCCGGTCGCGCCGTGTCGGCAATGGGCGACTGATGGCGATCGGTGATGCGGCGGGATACATCGAACCGTTCACGGGCGAAGGCATGACTTGGGCCCTGCAAAGCGGTGTTGCCGCCGCCGATGTGATTGCCGAACACATCCATCAACCCGCGAGTGTCGGCGACGCGTGGCAAACGCGTTGTTTGACGCTGTTGGCCGCCGAAAAACGCACATGTCGTTGGGTCACCAGCGCTCTGCGATGGCCGTTAGCCAGGATTGTGGCGGCTGGCTCACTGGCGATGTTTCCGGGGCTCGCCTCGCCGTTGGTCCGAGGACTGAACCGGTCGCCGTCGTAA
- a CDS encoding methyltransferase domain-containing protein, with protein sequence MRTRDIQPEWMDQPGLSSERHAAALSGLVRLNSFTGVSAAMYRQLRKLAVNRNGRAMKVLDIASGAGDVPIAWAKKARRDGLALQVTTIDISHFAAEEQQRRASAAGVTIRSLTADCLTAPLPQGFDLVTCSLFMHHLNHSEVVRLLQSMQVAANDGILICDLDRSRANLGLVTIGAHMLSRSRIVHHDAKVSVRSAFTAEEFKAIAEKSLSRPVSVWRSFPCRFIATLDTSTVVESSVAFA encoded by the coding sequence ATGAGAACCCGTGACATTCAACCCGAGTGGATGGACCAGCCCGGTTTATCATCCGAGCGGCATGCCGCGGCGCTCTCCGGATTGGTGCGATTAAACAGTTTCACAGGTGTCTCGGCGGCGATGTACCGCCAGCTTCGCAAGCTAGCTGTGAATCGTAACGGCCGGGCAATGAAAGTGCTCGATATCGCCAGCGGCGCCGGCGATGTACCCATTGCGTGGGCAAAAAAAGCGCGCCGTGATGGGCTGGCTCTGCAAGTGACGACGATCGATATCAGTCACTTCGCCGCCGAAGAACAGCAACGTCGCGCGAGTGCCGCCGGCGTCACGATCCGATCGCTGACCGCGGATTGCTTGACCGCACCGTTGCCACAAGGTTTTGATCTGGTGACTTGTTCGCTGTTCATGCACCACTTGAACCATTCGGAAGTCGTTCGTTTGCTGCAGTCGATGCAGGTGGCCGCAAACGACGGGATTCTGATTTGCGACTTGGATCGATCTCGCGCGAACTTAGGTTTGGTGACGATCGGCGCACACATGCTTTCGCGATCGCGGATCGTCCACCATGACGCCAAAGTCAGTGTCCGTTCGGCTTTCACAGCCGAAGAATTCAAGGCGATTGCCGAGAAATCGTTGTCGCGTCCGGTCAGTGTGTGGCGTTCGTTCCCCTGTCGGTTTATCGCAACACTGGACACCAGCACGGTGGTCGAGTCGTCGGTCGCTTTCGCGTGA
- a CDS encoding prolipoprotein diacylglyceryl transferase, with amino-acid sequence MRRTLLMIPHEIAGLPVFGFGWLLIALAVGLVVRIVVAKRRGQTIGDVVRTEGMVWAMAVAAVTIVLPMVELKNLDGEPVGMALRGYGAMLLLAVGSAVSLAAFRAKRAGMNPDLIYAMAPWAFFGGIFGARLFFVTQYRDQFIGETTFETIGNMLKFTEGGLVVYGAFIGGSLAVTYFLFRHHLPVLKFGDVIVPCMFLGLFFGRIGCLMNGCCYGGRCEEGPTALHFPPGAKVYQDQLFDGQLLGFSYDRDTRQITDVRDGSIADRAGIQVGARLNEFAEDRSVFANASRAIPAEDVLPGVIATVDGRRYRWTPDELPPKALPVAPAQLISSFGALVLCLALCGLSLANLRAGAVMIAGFASYAVLRFIMELIRVDEAGQFGTSLSISQWVSLFVFAFSIVGLVWIYRGTSSAALHSEASPNG; translated from the coding sequence ATGCGACGAACCCTATTGATGATCCCGCACGAGATCGCCGGGCTGCCCGTTTTTGGATTCGGGTGGCTGTTGATCGCTTTGGCGGTCGGGTTGGTCGTTCGAATCGTTGTCGCCAAGCGGCGGGGGCAAACGATCGGTGACGTGGTCAGAACCGAAGGCATGGTTTGGGCGATGGCCGTCGCCGCGGTCACGATCGTTTTGCCAATGGTCGAACTGAAGAATCTTGACGGCGAACCGGTCGGCATGGCGCTTCGTGGCTACGGGGCGATGTTGTTGTTGGCGGTCGGTTCCGCAGTCTCGCTCGCGGCCTTTCGCGCCAAGCGGGCGGGTATGAATCCAGACCTGATTTACGCCATGGCACCGTGGGCATTTTTCGGCGGAATTTTTGGCGCTCGTTTGTTCTTTGTGACTCAGTACCGCGACCAATTCATTGGCGAAACCACGTTCGAAACGATCGGGAACATGTTGAAGTTCACCGAAGGCGGTTTGGTCGTTTACGGCGCTTTCATCGGCGGTTCGTTGGCAGTCACTTACTTCCTGTTCCGACATCACTTACCCGTCTTGAAGTTCGGTGACGTGATCGTGCCCTGCATGTTCTTGGGTCTGTTCTTTGGTCGCATCGGTTGTTTGATGAATGGATGTTGTTACGGCGGACGATGCGAAGAAGGCCCGACAGCGCTGCATTTTCCGCCGGGGGCCAAGGTCTACCAGGACCAGCTATTTGACGGCCAGTTGTTGGGGTTTTCCTATGACCGTGATACTCGCCAGATCACCGACGTGCGCGACGGATCGATCGCGGACCGTGCGGGCATCCAAGTTGGTGCGCGTTTGAACGAGTTCGCCGAAGATCGCAGCGTGTTCGCAAACGCCTCGCGGGCGATCCCCGCCGAAGACGTACTTCCGGGCGTGATCGCGACGGTCGACGGTCGGCGGTATCGATGGACGCCCGACGAACTGCCGCCCAAAGCACTGCCCGTCGCACCGGCTCAACTGATCAGCAGCTTCGGCGCACTTGTGCTATGCTTAGCCCTTTGCGGATTGTCACTTGCGAATCTTCGTGCTGGCGCCGTGATGATTGCCGGTTTCGCGTCTTATGCGGTGTTGCGTTTCATCATGGAATTGATTCGCGTCGATGAAGCCGGCCAATTTGGAACCAGCTTGTCGATTTCTCAGTGGGTCAGCCTCTTTGTGTTCGCTTTTTCAATCGTCGGCCTCGTGTGGATCTATCGAGGAACATCGTCGGCCGCGCTCCATTCGGAAGCTTCACCGAACGGCTGA
- the acs gene encoding acetate--CoA ligase — protein MSDPSGQIDHVLIENRSFPPHPEFKKRAVISSDDQYEQLYARARDDRDGFWKEEANEHLHWFEPFGEVCQWKAPHAKWFVGGKTNASYNCLDRNIDAGRGDKLAIVWEGEPGDTRTLTYSELRTEVAKCAAALTQMGIGVGDVVSIYMPMTPELPIAMLACARIGAIHSVIFAGFSAESIADRNNDASAKLVITADGLYRRGKVLPLKETVDEALAKSPTVEKCLVLKRTGTDNVPMTDGRDIWWHDVVDTQSGDFDAVPLDSETPLFILYTSGSTGKPKGILHTTAGYNLWAKRTFEWVFDHRDDDIYWCTADCGWITGHSYIVYGPLSAGATCLLYEGAPNHPAEDRFWDLVEKYKVTILYTAPTAVRAFIKWGDEHVDKHDLSSLRLLGSVGEGINPEAWMWYHKKIGGERCPIVDTWWQTETGGIMMSPLPGITATKPGSCTTPLPGVVPAIVDEAGNAVDAQHGGMLCIAQPWPGMLRGIYGDEQRFVEQYWSMVPGKYLTGDNARKDEDGFYWIMGRIDDVINVSGHRLSTIEVESALVSHEAVCEAAVVGRHDDLKGQAIAAFVTIRDREPNEELRKELKMHVRKQIGALAQPDDIRFAATLPKTRSGKIMRRLLRDVASGREVVGDTSTLEDLSVLAKLNDDEA, from the coding sequence ATGAGTGACCCTTCCGGTCAAATCGACCACGTACTGATCGAAAACCGTTCGTTTCCCCCGCATCCAGAATTCAAGAAACGCGCGGTCATCTCCAGTGATGACCAGTACGAACAGTTGTACGCCCGCGCACGCGATGATCGTGATGGGTTCTGGAAGGAAGAAGCCAACGAGCACCTGCATTGGTTCGAACCGTTCGGCGAAGTGTGCCAGTGGAAGGCGCCGCACGCGAAGTGGTTCGTCGGTGGCAAAACGAACGCCAGCTACAACTGTCTGGATCGTAACATCGATGCCGGTCGAGGCGACAAGTTGGCAATCGTCTGGGAAGGCGAGCCCGGTGACACACGAACGCTGACTTATTCCGAACTTCGCACCGAAGTCGCCAAGTGCGCTGCCGCTTTGACCCAAATGGGAATCGGCGTCGGCGACGTGGTCAGCATCTATATGCCAATGACACCCGAGTTGCCGATTGCGATGCTGGCTTGTGCCCGCATCGGCGCGATCCACTCAGTCATCTTCGCAGGCTTTAGCGCCGAATCGATCGCAGATCGCAACAACGATGCTTCCGCGAAATTGGTAATCACGGCCGACGGGCTGTATCGCCGCGGGAAGGTTCTGCCGCTGAAAGAAACCGTTGACGAAGCCCTGGCAAAATCACCGACCGTTGAAAAGTGTTTGGTCTTAAAGCGAACGGGGACGGACAACGTCCCCATGACCGACGGTCGCGACATCTGGTGGCACGACGTCGTCGATACCCAATCCGGCGACTTCGACGCGGTGCCGCTTGATTCCGAAACGCCGCTATTCATCCTTTACACGTCCGGCAGCACCGGCAAACCGAAGGGAATCCTGCACACCACCGCGGGATACAACTTGTGGGCCAAGCGAACGTTCGAGTGGGTGTTCGACCATCGCGACGATGACATCTATTGGTGTACGGCCGATTGCGGTTGGATCACCGGTCACAGCTACATCGTGTACGGCCCGCTGTCGGCCGGCGCGACGTGTTTGCTTTACGAAGGCGCACCGAATCACCCGGCCGAAGATCGTTTTTGGGACTTGGTCGAAAAGTACAAAGTCACGATTCTTTACACCGCGCCGACAGCCGTTCGCGCGTTCATCAAGTGGGGCGACGAACACGTCGACAAACACGACTTGTCCAGCCTTCGATTGCTAGGCAGCGTCGGCGAAGGCATCAACCCCGAAGCGTGGATGTGGTACCACAAAAAGATCGGTGGCGAACGTTGCCCGATCGTCGATACTTGGTGGCAAACGGAAACGGGCGGCATCATGATGAGCCCGCTGCCCGGCATCACCGCCACGAAGCCCGGATCGTGCACCACACCGCTGCCGGGCGTCGTCCCGGCAATCGTTGACGAAGCCGGCAACGCCGTTGATGCCCAACACGGTGGCATGTTGTGTATCGCCCAACCCTGGCCCGGGATGCTTCGCGGCATCTACGGGGACGAGCAACGTTTCGTTGAACAGTATTGGTCGATGGTCCCCGGCAAATATTTGACCGGCGACAACGCGCGGAAAGACGAAGACGGCTTTTACTGGATCATGGGTCGGATCGACGATGTGATCAACGTGTCCGGTCACCGACTCAGTACGATCGAAGTCGAAAGCGCGCTGGTCAGCCACGAAGCGGTCTGCGAAGCCGCCGTGGTCGGTCGCCACGATGACTTGAAAGGTCAAGCGATCGCGGCGTTCGTCACGATTCGAGATCGTGAACCGAACGAAGAACTTCGCAAAGAATTGAAAATGCACGTTCGCAAACAAATCGGTGCGTTGGCACAACCCGACGACATCCGCTTTGCCGCCACGCTGCCCAAAACGCGAAGCGGCAAGATCATGCGACGGTTGCTACGTGATGTCGCGTCCGGCCGTGAAGTCGTCGGCGACACATCAACGTTGGAAGACTTGTCCGTGCTGGCGAAACTGAACGACGACGAAGCCTGA
- the queA gene encoding tRNA preQ1(34) S-adenosylmethionine ribosyltransferase-isomerase QueA — MNEIDLYDYQLPKELIAQEPLATRSDSRLMLVDRDRGTIDHHHVRDLPELLAAGDTLVMNNSKVVPARLVGYRSITGGRWQGLFLQADRETGIWEVLTKTRGTLRDGETIVVKDRDGRDGMHLVVVARTDDGKLLVKPSLPEDSGATQAADLKEPADWLDRFGRIPLPPYIRDGHMVDADVQNYQTVYAKDRGSVAAPTAGLHFTKTLLEKVRAAGVDTAEVTLHVGIGTFRPIQTETLDQHAMHTEWGSIDAATVENIRARRARGRCIAVGTTSVRVLESSASKNDGKLTPWTGETDLFIRPPYDFKVVDGMMTNFHLPKSSLLVLVSAFAGRELALKAYQTAIENEYRFYSYGDAMLIV; from the coding sequence ATGAACGAAATCGACCTCTACGACTATCAGTTGCCGAAGGAACTGATCGCCCAAGAACCTCTGGCCACACGCAGCGATTCGCGGTTGATGTTGGTCGATCGTGATCGCGGCACGATCGATCATCACCATGTTCGCGACTTGCCCGAACTGCTGGCCGCCGGCGACACGTTGGTGATGAACAACAGCAAGGTTGTGCCGGCGCGTTTGGTCGGATATCGATCGATCACTGGCGGACGTTGGCAAGGGTTGTTCTTGCAGGCCGATCGGGAAACCGGCATTTGGGAGGTGCTGACCAAGACTCGGGGCACGCTTCGTGATGGCGAAACGATCGTCGTGAAAGATCGCGACGGTCGGGACGGAATGCACTTGGTTGTCGTCGCGCGAACCGACGATGGCAAACTGCTGGTCAAACCAAGTTTGCCCGAAGATTCAGGGGCAACCCAAGCGGCGGATTTGAAGGAACCGGCCGATTGGCTGGACCGTTTCGGACGGATCCCGTTGCCGCCGTACATCCGAGACGGACACATGGTTGACGCCGATGTCCAAAATTATCAAACCGTCTACGCCAAGGATCGCGGCAGCGTCGCCGCTCCGACGGCGGGTCTGCACTTCACCAAAACGTTGCTTGAAAAAGTTCGTGCCGCTGGCGTCGATACTGCCGAAGTCACGTTACACGTGGGCATCGGAACGTTTCGGCCGATTCAAACCGAAACGTTGGATCAACATGCGATGCACACCGAATGGGGTAGCATCGATGCGGCGACGGTCGAAAACATTCGCGCTCGCCGCGCCCGGGGACGTTGCATCGCGGTAGGAACGACCAGCGTTCGCGTTTTGGAGAGTTCGGCTAGCAAGAACGACGGCAAGTTAACGCCGTGGACGGGCGAAACAGATCTGTTCATTCGTCCGCCCTACGATTTTAAAGTGGTCGACGGCATGATGACCAACTTTCATTTGCCGAAGAGTTCGCTGCTGGTCTTGGTTAGCGCGTTCGCGGGTCGCGAGTTGGCGCTGAAGGCCTATCAAACGGCGATCGAGAACGAATATCGCTTCTACAGCTACGGCGATGCGATGCTGATTGTTTGA
- a CDS encoding flagellin N-terminal helical domain-containing protein has product MTRINTNVSSLVAQNRLQSSNKDLNSALTRLSTGLRINSGADDPAGLIASEALRSEITGLNKSITNTQRASQIISTADSALGQVSNLLNDVRGLVVEAANSGALSADEIEANQLQIDSSLEAINRIAQTTTFQGRKLLDGSLGFQTKAGTNFGNVKDLQVDQANLGSTDKVDVSVTISKAAEQASVSLANIPAGITAESATGDLTFTSQTAAAASTVDFTLGTESFTLTADADGVAGDDLSVVVANTGASGTSPVVSKTGDEYTITLASDSTATADDIALAFNTFVDANDDDVTLTTTGGTTDVGAATLASTSLAGGADIGAATTATINLTAKEGGTASNITSIAYAEVSGTTPPTAAFDSGTGVLTVTVDDASSVTLDSIVDAINAGDDFSAAVEAGGDFTSFDPTISAGAGSNFVDGIDAGGGLAEAAVFELQGASGSEVFNVSKGTTIDELVSQINLVSDATGVKAEADGTTLNLTSTAYGSAAIVDINVISEASTGTLTAAVGAGKRTTGSDIQAKVNGIDASGKGNSLKINTSTLDLSLTVNEGSNENITFTINGGGAKFQLGSDVVGNQQARIGINSVNTARLGGTAGKLFELGSGGSAALSKDPSKAAKIVTEAIGQVTGLRGRLGAFQATTLDSNLISLNETKANLQEAESSIRDADFAQESAKLTRAQILVQSGTNVLSLANQNPQNVLSLLR; this is encoded by the coding sequence ATGACCAGAATTAACACTAACGTTTCGTCGCTCGTCGCTCAAAACCGTTTGCAATCGAGCAACAAAGACTTGAACTCGGCCTTGACTCGCTTGAGCACGGGCCTTCGCATCAACAGTGGTGCCGATGACCCGGCCGGTTTGATCGCCAGCGAAGCCTTGCGATCGGAAATCACGGGTCTGAACAAGTCGATTACCAATACACAACGGGCCAGCCAGATCATTTCGACCGCTGACAGCGCTTTGGGCCAAGTCAGCAACCTGCTTAACGACGTCCGTGGCTTGGTTGTCGAGGCCGCCAACAGCGGTGCTCTGAGTGCCGACGAAATCGAAGCAAACCAACTGCAAATTGACAGCTCGCTGGAAGCGATCAACCGAATCGCCCAAACAACGACCTTCCAAGGTCGTAAGCTGCTCGACGGCAGCCTGGGTTTCCAAACCAAAGCCGGCACAAACTTTGGTAACGTCAAGGACTTGCAAGTCGACCAAGCCAACCTTGGTTCGACCGATAAAGTTGACGTTTCGGTCACGATCAGCAAAGCTGCTGAGCAAGCATCGGTATCGCTGGCAAACATCCCCGCCGGAATCACCGCCGAATCTGCAACGGGCGACTTGACATTTACCAGTCAGACAGCCGCAGCAGCATCGACGGTCGATTTCACACTGGGAACGGAGAGCTTTACACTCACCGCCGATGCTGATGGCGTAGCCGGCGATGATCTGAGTGTTGTCGTTGCTAACACCGGTGCATCGGGGACGTCCCCGGTAGTCTCCAAGACCGGTGACGAATACACCATCACCCTTGCAAGCGATTCGACTGCAACAGCTGACGATATCGCACTCGCGTTCAACACTTTCGTTGACGCTAACGACGACGATGTCACGCTGACCACGACAGGTGGAACGACTGACGTCGGTGCAGCCACATTAGCGTCGACATCACTTGCCGGCGGTGCTGATATCGGTGCGGCCACAACTGCAACGATCAACCTGACAGCCAAAGAAGGCGGAACCGCAAGCAACATCACCAGCATCGCCTATGCGGAAGTCAGCGGTACAACGCCTCCGACCGCAGCGTTCGATTCCGGCACCGGCGTCCTAACCGTAACGGTTGACGATGCGTCAAGCGTAACGTTGGACTCCATCGTTGACGCGATCAACGCGGGCGATGATTTCAGCGCCGCAGTCGAAGCCGGTGGTGACTTTACAAGCTTCGATCCAACGATTTCCGCTGGTGCGGGCAGCAATTTCGTCGACGGAATCGACGCTGGTGGTGGATTGGCTGAAGCAGCCGTTTTCGAACTGCAAGGCGCCAGCGGCAGCGAAGTGTTCAACGTCAGCAAAGGCACCACAATTGACGAATTGGTCAGCCAAATCAACTTGGTTTCAGACGCAACGGGTGTAAAAGCCGAAGCCGACGGGACCACTTTGAACTTGACTTCGACCGCTTACGGATCCGCCGCGATCGTCGACATCAATGTCATCAGCGAAGCGTCGACGGGTACATTGACCGCAGCAGTGGGTGCCGGCAAACGAACCACCGGTTCAGACATTCAAGCCAAGGTCAACGGTATCGATGCCAGCGGTAAAGGCAATAGCCTGAAGATCAACACCTCGACGTTGGACTTGTCGCTGACCGTTAACGAAGGCTCGAATGAAAACATCACGTTCACGATCAACGGTGGTGGAGCGAAGTTCCAACTCGGTTCGGACGTTGTCGGAAACCAACAAGCTCGTATCGGCATCAACAGTGTTAACACCGCTCGCTTGGGCGGAACCGCTGGTAAGTTGTTCGAACTGGGCAGTGGCGGTTCGGCAGCTTTGTCGAAAGATCCATCCAAAGCAGCAAAGATTGTCACCGAAGCCATTGGGCAAGTGACCGGTCTTCGTGGCCGTCTTGGTGCGTTCCAAGCGACGACCTTGGACAGCAACTTGATCAGCTTGAACGAAACCAAGGCCAACCTGCAAGAAGCTGAAAGCTCGATCCGCGACGCCGACTTCGCTCAAGAATCGGCCAAGTTGACGCGAGCACAAATTCTGGTTCAGTCGGGCACCAACGTGCTGTCGCTGGCCAACCAGAACCCACAAAACGTTCTGTCGCTGCTTCGTTAA
- a CDS encoding flagellin, with protein MTRINTNVPSLVAQNRLQTSNNDLQTALTRLSTGLRINSGADDPAGLIASEALRSEITSLGKAISNTQRASQIISTADSALGQVSNLLNDIRGLVVEASNSGALSPDEIAANQLQIDSSLEAVNRISQTTTFQGRKLLDGSLGFQTTAGANFGNIADLKIDQANLGATGSVSVDVTINAAAEQAAVAFDIPVGVASVAATGSVSLSQAPGLTAASGSVGFSQTNTGSASTVDFTLGGEAFTLTADANGTAGDALTIAVNDSGAGATGIVVGKTGDDYTITVENGLAVTADEIALAFNNFVDANDDDATLTTTGGTNAVTGGTLASTSLAGGVDDTTSTASINVTADDDGTAGNVNLVFTKTVGAPTSASINGSGDIEIVVDTTGTTTLEEIRAAIDGIEGFSAALVNTDSPIVGDYDNTGADPALTDLTGGTDGTAVTASIALTTASNGASSNTAGITFARVNGTTTPTATVDASGNLTVTIDDTDDTTIASIVNAINSEGTYEAVADVSGGLTTINGDKSTETPTPFAGGVDGSGGLAEDVVFELQGKTGSEVFNVSKGTTINELVSQINLVSDATGINASSNGTTLSLESSAYGSDAVVDLRIIQEADTGTLTAELGSGIRDNGEDIKAKVNGIDASGRGNTLTINTATLDLSITVEEGSEDPISFSINGGGAKFQLGADVVGNQQARIGIDSVNTARLGGPSGKLFQLGSGGSASLDNDATTAARIVTEAIDQVTSLRGRLGAFQATTLDSNLISLGETRANLLEAESSIRDADFAQESANLTRAQILTQSGTNVLSLANQNPQNVLSLLR; from the coding sequence ATGACAAGAATCAACACTAACGTTCCTTCACTCGTTGCACAAAACCGTTTGCAAACGAGCAATAATGATCTTCAAACCGCGTTGACTCGTCTGAGCACGGGCCTTCGCATCAACAGCGGTGCTGACGACCCGGCCGGTTTGATCGCCAGCGAAGCACTGCGATCAGAAATCACTAGCTTGGGCAAAGCAATCAGCAACACCCAACGTGCAAGCCAAATCATCTCGACAGCTGATAGCGCCTTGGGCCAAGTCAGCAACTTGCTCAACGACATTCGGGGTCTTGTCGTCGAAGCGTCCAACAGTGGAGCTCTAAGCCCCGACGAAATTGCGGCGAACCAACTCCAAATCGACAGTTCGCTGGAAGCGGTCAACCGTATTTCTCAAACGACGACTTTCCAAGGACGAAAGCTGCTGGACGGAAGTCTTGGTTTTCAGACGACCGCTGGAGCAAACTTCGGCAATATCGCTGATCTGAAGATCGATCAAGCAAACCTTGGTGCAACCGGATCGGTTTCGGTCGATGTGACCATCAATGCGGCTGCCGAACAAGCCGCTGTCGCGTTTGACATTCCCGTCGGTGTGGCATCCGTCGCCGCGACGGGATCGGTCTCGCTTTCGCAAGCACCTGGATTAACGGCGGCGTCCGGATCCGTTGGGTTCAGCCAGACGAACACGGGGTCGGCATCGACCGTGGACTTCACGCTTGGTGGAGAAGCCTTCACATTGACGGCCGACGCCAACGGAACCGCGGGCGATGCACTGACCATTGCGGTCAATGATTCGGGTGCGGGAGCAACAGGTATTGTTGTCGGCAAGACAGGTGATGACTACACGATCACGGTTGAGAACGGACTAGCCGTCACTGCGGACGAAATTGCACTCGCCTTCAACAACTTTGTTGATGCCAACGACGATGACGCGACACTGACCACAACTGGCGGGACGAATGCAGTCACCGGTGGTACGTTGGCCTCGACATCGCTTGCCGGTGGTGTCGACGACACCACCAGTACGGCGTCTATCAACGTCACGGCCGATGACGACGGCACAGCCGGAAACGTCAACTTGGTCTTCACGAAGACAGTCGGTGCACCGACCAGTGCAAGTATCAACGGCAGCGGCGACATTGAAATTGTCGTCGACACGACCGGCACAACGACACTCGAAGAGATTCGTGCCGCGATCGACGGAATCGAAGGTTTCTCTGCGGCGTTGGTCAACACCGATTCCCCGATCGTGGGTGACTACGACAACACCGGTGCCGATCCAGCATTGACCGACTTGACGGGTGGAACCGACGGTACCGCAGTCACCGCATCGATCGCATTGACTACGGCGTCCAACGGCGCAAGTTCGAACACAGCCGGAATCACGTTTGCTCGTGTCAATGGAACGACGACGCCAACCGCGACGGTCGATGCCAGCGGAAACCTAACGGTCACGATTGATGACACGGATGACACGACGATCGCCAGTATCGTCAATGCAATCAACTCGGAAGGAACCTACGAAGCGGTTGCCGATGTCAGCGGTGGATTGACGACAATCAACGGCGACAAATCAACGGAAACGCCGACACCGTTCGCCGGTGGCGTCGACGGATCGGGTGGATTAGCCGAAGACGTCGTTTTCGAACTGCAAGGCAAGACGGGCAGCGAAGTATTTAACGTCAGCAAGGGAACCACAATCAATGAACTGGTAAGTCAGATCAATTTGGTTTCCGACGCTACCGGAATCAATGCCTCTTCCAACGGAACGACCCTGAGTTTGGAATCGTCTGCCTACGGTAGCGATGCCGTCGTCGATTTGCGAATCATTCAAGAGGCAGATACGGGAACGCTCACCGCCGAACTGGGATCTGGTATCCGTGACAACGGCGAAGACATCAAGGCAAAGGTCAACGGCATCGATGCGAGCGGTCGCGGCAATACCTTGACGATCAATACCGCAACGCTAGACTTGTCGATCACCGTCGAAGAAGGCAGTGAGGACCCGATCAGCTTCAGCATCAATGGTGGCGGTGCTAAATTCCAACTCGGAGCCGACGTCGTTGGAAATCAACAAGCTCGCATCGGGATCGACAGTGTCAACACTGCACGTCTGGGTGGACCTAGCGGAAAGCTGTTCCAGCTGGGTTCGGGTGGATCAGCCTCACTTGACAACGATGCAACGACGGCTGCTCGAATTGTCACCGAAGCGATTGACCAAGTCACAAGCCTTCGTGGTCGACTCGGCGCATTCCAAGCGACGACTTTGGATAGCAACTTGATCAGCCTCGGTGAAACTCGAGCGAACCTGTTGGAAGCTGAAAGCTCCATCCGCGACGCCGACTTTGCACAAGAGTCCGCCAACTTGACGCGAGCACAAATTCTGACCCAATCCGGTACCAACGTACTTTCATTGGCCAACCAGAACCCGCAGAACGTTCTGTCTTTGCTGCGATAA